The proteins below are encoded in one region of Phaseolus vulgaris cultivar G19833 chromosome 1, P. vulgaris v2.0, whole genome shotgun sequence:
- the LOC137814097 gene encoding protein cornichon homolog 1-like isoform X1 — MGLELFFWLIICFPFHIAFLASTFYQVLMLSDLEADFINPYDASSRINYFIVPEFIGQGLLCAFCLLTGHWIMFLMTVPVTCYHMMLYMKQQHLIDVTEVFRVLNSEKKFRLAKLAYYLTIIIIIVFRLVLMLVYYLDSEDE, encoded by the exons ATGGGTTTGGAGTTGTTCTTTTGGCTTATCATTTGTTTCCCTTTCCACATCGCTTTTTTAGCCTCAACGTTCTACCAG GTTTTGATGCTGTCTGACTTAGAAGCCGACTTTATCAACCCATATGATGCTTCATCAAGGATTAATTACTTCATCGTTCCTGAGTTTATTGGGCAGGGATTATTGTGCGCTTTTTGCCTTTTAACAGGTCACTGGATCATGTTTTTGATGACGGTTCCTGTTACATGCTACCATATGATGCT GTACATGAAACAGCAGCATCTCATCGATGTTACTGAAGTGTTTAGAGTACTTAACTCTGAGAAGAAATTTCGCTTAGCCAAACTTGCTTATTACTTAACAATCATCATAATAATTGTCTTCAG GCTTGTATTGATGCTTGTCTACTATTTAGATTCTGAAGATGAATGA
- the LOC137814101 gene encoding protein POLYCHOME-like codes for MPQSRDRRVTPVDLAASFARNRAFFIYNDPPPHRTPPRTLPRGRSRAFLGSENTPPSARRSRARVPSRSLLPAWYPRTPLRDITAIARAIERRRARLGEVEGQRTESTVSTADQVVLEPSEAASASAASSSKSPKSVGVKLRTPLGCKVPKIYLDISDLPEGESETLTPQKKLLNNIDQVQEAVLEELKKLKRTPSAKKAEREKRVRTLMSMR; via the exons ATGCCCCAATCACGTGACCGTCGCGTAACCCCCGTCGACCTCGCCGCCTCCTTCGCTCGCAACCGCGCATTCTTCATCTACAACGACCCGCCGCCGCACCGAACCCCTCCAAGAACTCTCCCCAGGGGACGCTCTCGTGCTTTTCTCGGCTCCGAGAACACTCCTCCCTCCGCGCGACGCTCAAGGGCGCGCGTTCCCTCACGCTCTCTGCTACCCGCTTGGTACCCTCGGACACCACTGCGTGACATCACTGCCATCGCTCGG GCGATTGAGAGAAGGAGAGCTAGGTTAGGGGAAGTCGAAGGCCAGCGAACTGAAAGCACTGTTTCTACAGCCGACCAAGTAGTTCTAGAACCTTCCGAGGCTGCTTCTGCCTCTGCTGCCTCTTCCTCGAAATCTCCGAAGTCTGTCGGCGTTAAGCTTCGAACGCCTCTGGGCTGCAAAGTGCCCAAGATCTACCTCGACATTTCTGATTTACCCGAAGGGGAATCCGAAACCCTCACACCCCAGAAGAAGCTTTTGAACAACATTGACCAGGTTCAGGAGGCCGTGCTTGAAGAGTTGAAGAAGCTCAAGCGAACTCCCAGTGCGAAGAAAGCAGAGAGAGAAAAAAGGGTGCGCACTTTGATGTCCATGAggtga
- the LOC137814099 gene encoding receptor protein kinase-like protein ZAR1, whose protein sequence is MPMHHLLISLLLFFVLPPTTSLNSDGLSLLALKAAVDSDPTAVLSSWSENDATACHWPGVSCAGDRVTQLSLPDKNLSGYIPSELGFLTSLKRLSLPHNKFSNAIPPSLFNATTLIVLDLSHNSLCGSLPSHFLSLKLLRHLDLSSNYLNGSLPSTLSDLTSLTGTLNLSFNLFSGGIPATLSNLPVAVSLDLRNNNLTGKIPQVGSLLNQGPTAFSGNPGLCGFPLQTACPEAQKPGIFANPEEGFPQNPNALHPEGSDQRLKPHGGGSVAVLVISGLSVAVGAVSLSLWVFRRRWGSGEEAKLGGQKLESEVDAGEGQDGKFVVVDEGFELELEDLLRASAYVVGKSRSGIVYKVVGVGRGSSLAANAVAVRRLSEGDATWRFKEFESEVEAIARVRHPNVVPLRAYYYAHDEKLLITDFIRNGSLHTALHGGPSNSLPPLSWTARLKIAQEAAKGLMYIHEFSGRKYIHGNIKSAKILLDDELHAYVSGFGLSRLGLGPPKSTTMAPKRNSLNQSSITTAMSSKVATSFYHYLAPEVRMAGGKFTQKCDVYSFGIVLLELLTGRMPDFGAENDDKVLESFVRKAFKEEQPLSDIIDQALIPEVYAKKQVIAAFYIALNCTELDPELRPRMKTVSESLDNIKYSEKQENYV, encoded by the exons ATGCCAATGCATCATCTTCTTATATCACTCCTTCTCTTCTTCGTCCTTCCTCCAACTACCTCTCTCAACTCAGACGGCCTCTCCCTCCTCGCCCTCAAAGCGGCCGTCGACTCCGACCCCACCGCCGTTCTCAGCTCCTGGTCGGAAAACGACGCCACTGCATGCCACTGGCCCGGCGTCTCCTGCGCCGGCGACAGAGTTACCCAACTCTCTCTCCCTGACAAGAACCTCAGCGGTTACATTCCCTCCGAACTGGGATTTCTCACCTCCCTCAAAAGACTGAGTCTTCCACACAACAAGTTCTCCAACGCCATTCCTCCCTCTCTCTTCAACGCCACCACCCTCATTGTCCTTGACCTCTCTCACAACTCGCTCTGTGGTTCCCTTCCCTCACACTTTCTCTCCCTAAAGCTCCTTCGCCATTTGGACCTCTCCTCCAACTATCTCAACGGTTCCCTCCCTTCTACCCTCTCCGATCTCACTTCTCTCACCGGAACTCTCAATCTTTCTTTCAACCTCTTTTCCGGCGGGATTCCGGCCACCCTTTCTAACCTGCCTGTGGCTGTGAGCCTCGACCTCCGCAACAACAACCTCACCGGAAAAATCCCCCAGGTGGGGTCCCTGCTAAATCAGGGTCCCACCGCGTTTTCTGGCAACCCTGGACTCTGTGGCTTCCCCTTGCAAACTGCGTGTCCCGAAGCGCAAAAGCCTGGGATTTTCGCCAACCCTGAAGAGGGATTCCCTCAGAACCCCAATGCGCTTCACCCCGAAGGCTCAGACCAGAGACTGAAACCGCACGGTGGTGGCTCCGTCGCGGTTCTTGTCATCTCTGGGCTTTCCGTCGCGGTTGGAGCGGTTTCTCTCTCGCTGTGGGTTTTCCGGCGACGGTGGGGAAGCGGCGAGGAGGCGAAATTGGGGGGGCAGAAGTTGGAGAGCGAGGTGGATGCGGGAGAGGGTCAAGATGGTAAATTTGTTGTGGTGGATGAAGGGTTTGAGTTAGAGTTGGAGGATTTGCTTAGGGCGTCTGCGTATGTTGTTGGGAAGAGTAGGAGTGGCATTGTGTACAAGGTTGTCGGGGTCGGAAGAGGGTCTTCCTTGGCGGCGAATGCGGTGGCTGTACGGCGACTCAGTGAGGGTGATGCCACGTGGCGATTTAAGGAGTTTGAGTCTGAAGTGGAGGCCATAGCAAGGGTTCGTCACCCCAATGTTGTTCCGTTGAGAGCTTATTATTATGCGCATGATGAGAAGCTGCTCATCACCGATTTCATTCGCAATGGAAGCTTGCACACTGCTTTGCACG GTGGGCCTTCCAATTCATTGCCACCATTATCATGGACAGCACGGTTAAAAATTGCTCAAGAAGCAGCCAAGGGCTTGATGTATATACACGAGTTCAGTGGTCGCAAATATATCCACGGCAACATTAAGTCAGCAAAAATCTTACTAGACGATGAGCTCCATGCATACGTGTCAGGTTTTGGACTTTCTCGGCTTGGTTTGGGCCCGCCAAAGTCTACTACAATGGCTCCAAAACGGAACAGCTTGAACCAATCCTCTATAACCACTGCAATGAGTTCAAAGGTTGCAACTTCCTTTTACCACTACCTGGCACCTGAGGTGCGCATGGCTGGTGGCAAGTTCACTCAGAAATGTGATGTGTATTCATTTGGCATTGTCCTTTTGGAACTTTTGACGGGTAGGATGCCAGATTTTGGAGCAGAAAATGATGACAAGGTGCTGGAGAGTTTTGTTAGGAAAGCATTCAAGGAGGAGCAGCCACTGTCTGATATCATTGACCAAGCACTCATCCCTGAAGTTTATGCTAAAAAGCAAGTCATTGCTGCATTCTATATTGCTCTGAACTGCACTGAACTCGATCCAGAGTTGCGACCAAGAATGAAAACCGTGTCTGAGAGCCTTGATAACATCAAATACAgtgaaaaacaagaaaactatGTATAG
- the LOC137814100 gene encoding transcription factor bHLH130-like, with protein MDSNSRYQLQQQHQPNSGLLRFRSAPTQVLANFKQAEASINANPWEGSEPLLRFFNSGDTLDTTSPTLREFVDNKVSNDNKQPQESTISSSSSSLSPLSRMNSQQGYSTSVLPSGYPRHDSTVTVTSSMMMGSMGMDQSGKSFNPNLLRQSSFPSGNFSNNISFHNGYDAMKGVENFGGVNGNDGELRISMNRMKNHISFSPRSPSLGILSPTSKMGSEGLRVTSPEDGRQGGSNGDATYYGPGFPCASWNETPNPKRQRNSNDELLSGDQNGELGNQVHSLSHHLSLPRTSSDMFAMDNLLQFNDSVPCKIRAKRGFATHPRSIAERVRRTRISERIRKLQELVPNMEKQTSTAEMLDLAVDYIKNLQNQFKTLSERRAKCKCIKMQKSETDKIA; from the exons ATGGATTCCAATTCCCGTTACCAACTTCAGCAACAACACCAACCCAATTCTGGGTTACTTCGCTTTCGCTCTGCCCCCACTCAAGTTCTCGCCAATTTCAAACAAGCCGAAGCTTCCATTAACGCCAACCCCTGGGAGGGCTCTGAACCACTTTTGAGATTCTTCAATTCCGGCGACACCCTAGATACCACGTCCCCTACCTTACGAGAGTTCGTGGATAACAAGGTTTCTAATGATAATAAACAACCGCAGGAGTCAACAATATCATCCTCCTCCTCATCATTATCACCTCTGAGTCGCATGAATTCCCAGCAAGGTTATAGTACTTCTGTGTTACCCTCTGGGTACCCGAGGCATGATTCTACTGTAACTGTTACTTCATCTATGATGATGGGTTCTATGGGAATGGATCAGAGCGGAAAAAGCTTTAATCCCAATCTTCTCAGGCAGAGTAGCTTCCCTTCTGGCAATTTCTCTAACAACATCTCCTTTCACAACG GGTATGATGCTATGAAAGGTGTTGAAAACTTTGGTGGTGTTAATGGCAATGATGGTGAGCTTAGAATATCTATGAACAGGATGAAGAATCACATTAGCTTCTCACCAAGGAGTCCTTCCTTGGGAATTTTATCACCAACCTCTAAAATGGGCTCGGAGGGTCTTAGGGTAACTAGCCCTGAGGATGGTAGACAGGGAGGTAGCAATGGTGATGCTACATATTACGGCCCTGGATTCCCTTGTGCTTCTTGGAATGAGACGCCAAACCCCAAAAGACAGCGAAATAGTAATGATGAGTTGCTTTCTGGAGATCAG AATGGAGAGCTGGGAAATCAAGTTCATTCTCTTTCGCATCATTTGAGTTTGCCACGAACATCCTCGGACATGTTTGCTATGGACAACTTGCTTCAGTTTAATGATTCTGTTCCTTGTAAAATCAGAGCAAAGAGAGGCTTCGCTACTCATCCTCGAAGCATTGCCGAAAGG GTGAGAAGAACTAGGATCAGTGAACGAATAAGAAAATTGCAAGAGCTTGTTCCAAACATGGAAAAG CAAACCAGCACAGCAGAGATGTTGGACTTGGCTGTAGACTACATAAAAAATCTTCAGAATCAATTCAAG ACTCTGAGCGAAAGACGGGCTAAatgcaaatgtataaagatgCAGAAATCAGAAACAGATAAAATTGCTTGA
- the LOC137814097 gene encoding protein cornichon homolog 1-like isoform X2, translating to MLSDLEADFINPYDASSRINYFIVPEFIGQGLLCAFCLLTGHWIMFLMTVPVTCYHMMLYMKQQHLIDVTEVFRVLNSEKKFRLAKLAYYLTIIIIIVFRLVLMLVYYLDSEDE from the exons ATGCTGTCTGACTTAGAAGCCGACTTTATCAACCCATATGATGCTTCATCAAGGATTAATTACTTCATCGTTCCTGAGTTTATTGGGCAGGGATTATTGTGCGCTTTTTGCCTTTTAACAGGTCACTGGATCATGTTTTTGATGACGGTTCCTGTTACATGCTACCATATGATGCT GTACATGAAACAGCAGCATCTCATCGATGTTACTGAAGTGTTTAGAGTACTTAACTCTGAGAAGAAATTTCGCTTAGCCAAACTTGCTTATTACTTAACAATCATCATAATAATTGTCTTCAG GCTTGTATTGATGCTTGTCTACTATTTAGATTCTGAAGATGAATGA